A DNA window from Mycolicibacter hiberniae contains the following coding sequences:
- a CDS encoding decaprenyl-phosphate phosphoribosyltransferase gives MSADTQDRTSELGPPGNLLSGVIKAIRPRQWVKNVLVVAAPLAALGGGVHYDYADLARKSLIAFVVFSLAASAVYLVNDAQDVEADRAHPTKRFRPIAAGVVPVGLAYVLAVALSAVSLGISWWLTPNLALVMAIYLAIQLAYCFGLKHQAVLDICIVSSGFLIRAIAGGVAASIPLSQWFLLVMAFGSLFMAAGKRYAELQIAEQTGAKIRKSLESYTGTYLRFVWTASATAMLVCYSLFAFERDSGSGSWYAVSIIPITIAILRYAVDVDGGMAGEPEDILRRDRVMQLMALAWIGTIGVAVAFG, from the coding sequence ATGAGCGCAGACACCCAAGATCGAACCTCCGAGCTCGGCCCGCCGGGGAACCTGCTGTCCGGCGTCATCAAGGCGATCCGGCCCCGCCAGTGGGTCAAGAACGTGTTGGTGGTCGCGGCCCCACTGGCCGCGCTCGGCGGCGGCGTCCACTACGACTACGCCGACCTGGCGCGCAAGTCGCTGATCGCCTTCGTGGTGTTCTCCCTGGCCGCCTCCGCGGTGTATCTGGTCAACGACGCCCAGGACGTCGAGGCCGATCGGGCGCATCCCACCAAGCGGTTCCGGCCGATCGCCGCCGGAGTGGTTCCGGTGGGGCTGGCCTACGTCCTGGCGGTGGCGCTGAGCGCGGTCTCGCTGGGCATCTCCTGGTGGCTGACCCCGAACCTGGCGCTGGTGATGGCTATCTACCTGGCCATCCAGCTGGCCTACTGCTTCGGTCTCAAACACCAAGCGGTGCTGGACATCTGCATCGTCTCCTCGGGATTCCTGATTCGGGCCATCGCCGGAGGCGTGGCCGCCAGCATCCCGCTGTCCCAATGGTTCCTGCTGGTGATGGCATTCGGATCGCTTTTCATGGCGGCCGGCAAGCGCTACGCCGAACTGCAGATCGCCGAGCAGACCGGTGCCAAGATCCGCAAATCGCTGGAGAGCTACACCGGCACCTACCTGCGCTTCGTATGGACGGCGTCGGCCACCGCCATGCTGGTCTGTTACAGCCTCTTCGCCTTCGAACGCGACAGCGGTTCGGGCTCCTGGTACGCGGTGTCGATCATTCCGATCACCATCGCCATCCTGCGATACGCCGTCGACGTCGACGGCGGCATGGCCGGCGAGCCCGAAGACATCCTGCGTCGTGACCGGGTGATGCAGCTGATGGCGCTGGCCTGGATCGGAACCATCGGTGTTGCCGTCGCCTTCGGCTAG
- a CDS encoding phosphatase PAP2 family protein: MREHALDPDAIPPHGEDAVLVAVQSALAGRPGVLPAARALSHFGEHSLGWLAVAALGALAQPQRRRSWLLAGAGTLAAHAAAVIIKRIVRRKRPNHPAIAINVGTPSALSFPSAHATSTAAAAILLGRAAGLPARALPALVVPPMALSRMVLGVHYPSDVATGALVGAAVAAAAIRLDDSGDSR; encoded by the coding sequence ATGAGGGAACACGCCCTGGACCCCGACGCGATTCCCCCGCACGGCGAGGACGCCGTGCTGGTCGCCGTGCAGTCGGCGTTGGCCGGGCGGCCCGGCGTGCTGCCCGCTGCGCGGGCGTTGTCGCACTTCGGCGAACACAGTCTGGGCTGGCTGGCGGTAGCGGCGCTCGGCGCGCTGGCGCAGCCGCAGCGGCGCCGGTCGTGGTTGCTGGCCGGCGCCGGCACCCTGGCCGCGCACGCTGCCGCGGTGATCATCAAGCGCATCGTGCGCCGCAAGCGCCCGAACCATCCGGCGATCGCCATCAACGTCGGGACTCCCAGCGCGTTGAGCTTCCCCTCGGCGCACGCCACCTCCACCGCGGCGGCGGCCATCCTGCTGGGCCGGGCGGCCGGGCTTCCGGCGCGGGCCCTTCCGGCCCTGGTGGTGCCGCCGATGGCGCTGTCGCGGATGGTGCTCGGCGTGCATTACCCCAGTGACGTCGCCACCGGCGCGCTGGTGGGCGCCGCGGTCGCCGCCGCGGCAATCCGCCTGGACGACTCTGGAGACTCGCGATGA